In Myxococcus stipitatus, the following are encoded in one genomic region:
- a CDS encoding c-type cytochrome — MKRLLGMSVAAVVLVSNAALASEALAKAKNCATCHSASARLVGPSYKEISTKYGKQKDAEDKLTQRVLKGSSGVWGIVPMPANKEVSDAEARALVKWIMSQK; from the coding sequence ATGAAGCGTTTGTTGGGGATGAGTGTTGCCGCGGTGGTGCTGGTGTCCAACGCGGCGCTCGCGAGCGAGGCCCTTGCGAAGGCCAAGAACTGCGCGACGTGCCACTCGGCGTCGGCGCGACTGGTCGGGCCCTCCTACAAGGAGATTTCCACCAAGTACGGCAAGCAGAAGGACGCCGAAGACAAGCTGACGCAGCGGGTGTTGAAGGGCAGCAGCGGCGTTTGGGGGATTGTTCCAATGCCAGCGAACAAAGAGGTCTCGGATGCGGAGGCCCGTGCGCTGGTGAAGTGGATCATGTCGCAGAAGTAA
- a CDS encoding radical SAM protein, with amino-acid sequence MDTAFVAFIPLSNWLRGFDRYRMKYSKASIAESTFPDAFYMLKEDEPWAPGLEKARRLVAKLGRAKDRIVALRARLPTTGAPAMRPNDATGTGIGWRWPSPEVPLSGVAWVDETGALRPTFHEEVTAQAFLLDDTGLAAWADCRPRTFSVLPVAKACQAKCAFCFSKASASDLERQRNISLEHQLRWADLARERGAERAVITGGGEPTLLAPGALRALVQGLAERFSKTLLITNGARLDAAQVHALRDAGLSALAISRHGVTREDDARIMGLSVDSGALARAFGLRSRAICVLQRGGVDDETKVQAYLERSAREGFHEVCFKELYVSSLSENPWAPSAVNRYCEEHQVPLAVVLRAMEAGGFTQVAELPWGSPVFEGEVAGRVLRAAAYTEPSVGWERTHRLVRSWNLMSDGTCLASLEDPASELRS; translated from the coding sequence ATGGACACGGCCTTCGTCGCCTTCATTCCGCTCTCGAACTGGCTGCGCGGGTTTGATCGCTACCGCATGAAGTATTCGAAGGCATCCATCGCGGAGTCGACCTTCCCCGACGCGTTCTACATGTTGAAAGAGGACGAGCCCTGGGCGCCCGGGCTCGAGAAGGCGCGGCGGCTGGTGGCGAAGCTGGGCCGCGCGAAAGACCGGATCGTCGCATTGCGAGCGCGGCTGCCGACCACGGGGGCGCCGGCGATGCGGCCCAACGACGCCACGGGAACCGGTATCGGCTGGCGGTGGCCCTCCCCCGAGGTGCCGCTGAGTGGCGTGGCCTGGGTCGACGAAACCGGCGCGTTGCGGCCGACGTTTCACGAGGAGGTCACCGCCCAGGCGTTCCTGCTCGATGACACGGGGCTCGCGGCATGGGCGGACTGCCGGCCTCGCACCTTCTCGGTGCTCCCCGTGGCGAAAGCCTGCCAGGCGAAATGTGCGTTCTGTTTCTCGAAGGCCAGCGCATCGGACCTGGAGCGCCAGCGCAACATCTCCCTCGAGCATCAGCTGCGATGGGCGGACCTCGCGCGGGAACGAGGGGCCGAGCGCGCCGTCATCACCGGAGGCGGCGAGCCGACCTTGCTGGCACCCGGCGCGCTGCGCGCCCTGGTTCAGGGCCTCGCGGAGCGGTTCTCGAAGACGCTGCTCATCACCAATGGCGCGCGGCTCGATGCGGCGCAGGTGCACGCGTTGCGTGACGCGGGGCTCTCGGCGTTGGCCATCAGCCGTCACGGTGTCACCCGGGAAGACGACGCACGCATCATGGGATTGTCGGTCGACTCGGGTGCGCTCGCGCGGGCCTTTGGTCTTCGCAGCCGAGCCATCTGCGTGCTTCAGCGCGGAGGGGTCGACGATGAGACCAAGGTCCAGGCCTATCTCGAGCGCAGCGCGCGTGAGGGGTTTCATGAGGTCTGTTTCAAGGAGCTCTATGTCTCCAGCCTCTCCGAGAACCCCTGGGCGCCGAGCGCGGTGAACCGGTATTGCGAGGAGCATCAAGTGCCGCTCGCGGTGGTGCTCCGGGCGATGGAGGCGGGGGGATTCACACAGGTCGCCGAGCTGCCCTGGGGCAGCCCGGTGTTCGAGGGCGAGGTCGCGGGCCGGGTGCTGCGTGCCGCGGCCTATACGGAGCCGTCGGTCGGGTGGGAGCGGACACATCGGTTGGTGCGTTCATGGAATCTCATGAGCGACGGGACGTGTCTGGCGTCACTGGAAGACCCGGCGTCGGAGCTGCGCTCATGA
- a CDS encoding efflux RND transporter periplasmic adaptor subunit, protein MKPQVLPMSEPESQVPPVAPPPDKQGRGWAWGLGALLLALLGLGVAPRLERERALDRRAEESKQPPLVATTRVRRATAKAELTLPGTVLPIQRASLHARITGFVGRVHVELGDKVRAGQVLAELEAPELQAECHRARARLDETERNLEFARASSERNQTLAREGNVSHEVSEEARARANSAEAALKSAKAEVERLEALYAYRRVVAPFDGLIVRRNVDPGALVTAGSTSGVTSLFELAQTHALKVYVDVPQSLAQDIRPGLEARISTLDAPARGLLGRVVRTSGVLDPGTRTLLTEVQLSNEQGLFAGAFVRVRLLIERDVPPLLVPASALAARREGMTVLVVDAANAVHQRVVVLGRDLGSQVEVLEGVSESDLVVLSPPDTLNEGSVVRVAQGQAAL, encoded by the coding sequence GTGAAGCCGCAAGTCCTCCCCATGAGCGAGCCGGAGTCCCAGGTTCCCCCGGTGGCGCCGCCCCCGGACAAGCAGGGCCGGGGCTGGGCCTGGGGCCTGGGGGCCTTGCTGTTGGCGCTGCTGGGCCTCGGCGTGGCGCCTCGGCTCGAGCGGGAGCGCGCCTTGGACCGCCGCGCGGAGGAGTCGAAGCAGCCGCCCCTGGTGGCCACCACGCGCGTGCGCCGGGCCACGGCGAAGGCGGAGCTCACGTTGCCGGGCACGGTGCTCCCCATCCAGCGGGCGTCCCTGCACGCGCGCATCACCGGGTTCGTGGGGCGTGTCCACGTGGAGCTCGGAGACAAGGTTCGCGCGGGCCAGGTCCTCGCGGAGCTCGAGGCGCCCGAACTCCAGGCCGAGTGCCACAGGGCGCGCGCCCGCCTGGATGAGACCGAGCGCAACCTCGAGTTCGCGCGGGCCTCCTCGGAGCGCAACCAGACGCTCGCGCGGGAGGGGAATGTCAGCCACGAGGTGTCCGAAGAGGCTCGGGCTCGGGCCAACTCCGCGGAGGCCGCGCTGAAGAGCGCGAAGGCGGAGGTGGAGCGGCTCGAGGCGCTGTATGCCTACCGCCGGGTGGTGGCGCCCTTCGATGGTCTCATCGTCCGTCGCAACGTGGACCCCGGGGCGCTTGTCACCGCGGGGAGCACCTCGGGGGTGACCAGCCTCTTCGAGCTGGCCCAGACCCATGCGCTGAAGGTGTACGTGGACGTGCCGCAGTCGCTCGCGCAGGACATCCGCCCGGGGCTCGAGGCCCGCATCTCCACGCTGGACGCACCCGCGCGGGGGCTCCTGGGGCGGGTGGTGCGGACCTCGGGGGTTCTGGACCCGGGGACCCGGACGCTGTTGACGGAGGTGCAGCTCTCCAACGAGCAAGGGCTGTTCGCGGGGGCCTTCGTCCGCGTGCGGCTGCTCATCGAGCGGGACGTCCCGCCCTTGCTGGTCCCCGCAAGCGCGCTGGCCGCGCGGCGCGAGGGGATGACCGTGCTGGTGGTGGACGCGGCGAACGCGGTCCATCAGCGTGTGGTGGTGCTGGGACGAGACCTCGGCTCCCAGGTCGAGGTGCTGGAGGGCGTGTCCGAGTCGGACCTCGTGGTGCTGAGTCCGCCGGACACGTTGAATGAGGGAAGCGTGGTGCGCGTCGCTCAGGGGCAGGCCGCCCTGTAG
- a CDS encoding efflux RND transporter permease subunit: MWIVRLALQRPYTFVVAALLLIFVSVHVIRQAPTDILPEVDLPVISVVWTYEGLPAQQIERQITQFSEYSLANNVANLARQESQSFDGVSVGRLYLHPGADVAEAMAQVTASSQSITRRMPPGTQPPIILRYSASSVPILQLSFSSETLTESQIYDHVNQRVRPLLGTVQGSRIPQLTGGKPRQITVDLDLEALKAHGLSPHDAASAVSAQNLVLPTGSIKMGAHEYRVTLNSSPETIDALNDIPVRRGDGRVVFLRDVAHVHDGFAVQTNIAREEGRRSIILSVMKTGEASTLEVARRVRELVPTLQAAAPEGLTVRLLADQSSFVTTAIHGLLVEGVIAALLTATMLLLFIGSWRSTLIIAISIPLSVLAAILMLRGLGYSLNSMTLGGLALAVGILVDDATVELENIHRNLALGKPLTQAILDGAEQIAVPAFVASLSIGIVFISVLFLEGPARYLFLPMGLAVGLAVMASYVLSRTLVPTLVQFLLRAEVDRHGQPAVGWFARLHHRFEAGFEHFRERYVSALQHALVHPRRVLVLFSLAMLGALALMPFVGRDFFPTVDSGQLRLHVVAPPGTRIEETERYLSQVEEAVRELIPAEDRVSMIDQMGMPGGYNLALTDTSNVSSADGEVLVVLSPERRRRTDAYVRLLREQLPSRFPELGFYFQPADIVTQILNFGLPSPIDVQISGSQREAIYAVARKLEAELNQVRGAVDVRLFQVMNAPRLHFDVDRVRSGAVGLTQRDVANNMLLTVSSSSQVSPSFWSDPKTGNSYPVSVRVPETRVGSVEDLTRLALPTREGNQLLGDFARVQRAQTPVFISHVDIQPTYNVRADVQDSDLGSVSERLERVVEHYRGQLPPGSRIQVRGQVDSMRSSFERLLLGLLFAAVLVYALMVVNFQSWLIPFIIITALPGAVVGMVVALFVTQTSFSIPSLMGAIMSVGVATANSVLVVSFANEQRMRGASALEAALEAGRVRVRPVLMTALAMGLGMLPMSLGLSEGGEQNAALGCAVIGGLVGATVATLFFVPVVYSLMLARRSVRVAAPELEPSVTA; encoded by the coding sequence ATGTGGATTGTCCGACTCGCGCTCCAACGCCCCTATACCTTCGTGGTGGCTGCATTGCTGCTCATCTTCGTGAGCGTGCATGTCATCCGCCAGGCGCCCACGGACATCCTCCCGGAGGTCGATCTCCCTGTCATCAGCGTTGTATGGACATACGAGGGACTGCCCGCGCAGCAGATTGAGCGGCAGATCACCCAGTTCAGTGAGTACTCCCTGGCCAACAACGTGGCCAACCTGGCGCGGCAGGAAAGCCAGTCATTCGACGGTGTTTCAGTCGGACGGTTGTATCTACATCCCGGGGCTGACGTGGCCGAGGCCATGGCCCAGGTGACGGCCTCATCGCAATCCATTACCCGGCGGATGCCCCCGGGAACGCAGCCCCCCATCATCCTGCGTTATTCGGCCAGCAGCGTCCCCATCCTCCAGCTCTCCTTCAGCAGCGAGACCCTCACCGAGTCTCAAATCTACGACCACGTGAACCAGCGCGTGCGTCCCTTGCTTGGGACGGTGCAGGGCTCGCGCATTCCCCAGCTCACGGGCGGCAAGCCCCGGCAGATCACCGTGGACCTGGACCTGGAGGCGCTCAAGGCGCACGGCTTGTCGCCGCATGACGCCGCCTCGGCGGTCTCCGCGCAGAACCTGGTCCTCCCCACGGGGAGCATCAAGATGGGGGCACATGAGTACCGGGTGACGCTCAACAGCAGCCCGGAGACCATCGACGCGCTCAATGACATCCCGGTGCGCCGGGGGGATGGCCGCGTCGTGTTCCTGCGGGACGTGGCGCATGTGCATGACGGGTTCGCGGTGCAGACGAACATCGCGCGCGAGGAGGGGCGGCGCTCCATCATCCTGTCCGTGATGAAGACGGGAGAGGCCTCGACGCTGGAGGTCGCCCGGCGGGTGCGTGAGCTCGTCCCAACCCTCCAGGCCGCCGCGCCGGAGGGGCTGACGGTGAGGCTGCTGGCGGACCAGTCCTCCTTCGTGACCACCGCCATCCACGGGCTCCTGGTGGAGGGCGTGATTGCCGCGCTGCTGACCGCGACGATGCTCCTGTTGTTCATCGGGAGCTGGCGCAGCACGCTCATCATCGCCATCTCCATTCCGTTGTCGGTGCTGGCGGCGATCCTGATGCTGCGGGGCCTGGGCTACTCCCTCAACTCCATGACGCTCGGAGGGCTGGCGCTCGCGGTGGGCATCCTGGTGGATGACGCCACGGTGGAGCTCGAGAACATCCACCGCAACCTGGCCCTGGGCAAGCCGCTCACCCAGGCCATCCTGGATGGCGCGGAGCAGATCGCCGTGCCCGCCTTCGTCGCCTCGCTCTCCATCGGCATCGTCTTCATCTCCGTGCTCTTCCTCGAAGGGCCGGCCCGCTACCTCTTCCTCCCCATGGGGTTGGCGGTGGGGCTGGCCGTCATGGCGTCGTATGTCCTTTCGCGCACCCTGGTGCCCACGCTCGTGCAGTTCCTGCTGCGCGCGGAGGTGGACCGGCATGGCCAGCCCGCGGTGGGGTGGTTCGCGCGCCTGCACCACCGGTTCGAGGCGGGCTTCGAACACTTCCGCGAGCGTTATGTGAGCGCGCTCCAGCACGCCCTGGTGCATCCGCGCCGCGTGCTGGTCCTCTTCTCGCTCGCGATGCTGGGGGCGTTGGCGCTGATGCCCTTCGTGGGCCGCGACTTCTTTCCCACCGTGGACTCCGGCCAGCTGCGCCTCCATGTCGTGGCGCCCCCGGGGACGCGCATCGAGGAGACGGAGCGCTATCTGTCCCAGGTGGAGGAGGCCGTGCGCGAGCTCATCCCGGCGGAGGACCGGGTGAGCATGATTGACCAGATGGGGATGCCGGGCGGCTACAACCTCGCGCTGACGGATACGTCCAACGTGAGCAGCGCGGATGGCGAGGTGCTCGTTGTCCTGTCTCCGGAGCGGCGGCGGAGGACGGACGCCTACGTGCGGTTGCTCCGCGAGCAGCTTCCCTCGCGGTTCCCAGAGCTGGGGTTCTATTTCCAGCCCGCGGATATCGTGACGCAGATTCTCAACTTCGGGCTGCCGTCTCCCATCGACGTGCAGATCTCCGGCTCGCAGCGCGAGGCCATCTACGCCGTGGCGCGGAAGCTGGAGGCGGAGCTGAACCAGGTGCGCGGAGCCGTGGACGTGCGCTTGTTCCAGGTGATGAACGCGCCCCGTCTGCACTTCGACGTGGACCGGGTCCGCTCCGGCGCGGTGGGGCTCACGCAGCGGGATGTGGCCAACAACATGCTGCTCACCGTGTCCTCAAGCTCCCAGGTGAGCCCCAGCTTCTGGAGCGACCCGAAGACGGGCAACAGCTATCCCGTGTCCGTGCGAGTCCCCGAGACACGCGTGGGTTCGGTGGAGGACCTGACGCGGCTGGCCTTGCCCACGCGTGAGGGCAACCAGCTGCTAGGAGACTTCGCGAGGGTCCAGCGCGCGCAGACGCCTGTCTTCATCAGCCACGTGGACATCCAGCCCACCTACAACGTCCGCGCGGACGTCCAGGACTCGGACCTGGGCAGTGTGTCCGAGCGGCTGGAGCGCGTGGTGGAGCATTACCGGGGGCAGTTGCCGCCGGGCTCACGCATCCAGGTGCGTGGTCAGGTGGACAGCATGCGCAGCAGCTTCGAGCGGCTGCTGCTGGGGTTGCTGTTCGCGGCGGTGCTCGTCTACGCGCTGATGGTCGTCAACTTCCAGTCCTGGCTGATTCCCTTCATCATCATCACCGCGCTGCCGGGGGCCGTGGTGGGCATGGTGGTGGCCCTCTTCGTCACGCAGACGTCTTTCAGCATCCCTTCGTTGATGGGCGCCATCATGAGCGTGGGGGTGGCGACGGCGAACTCCGTGCTGGTGGTGTCCTTCGCCAACGAGCAGCGGATGCGAGGCGCCAGCGCGCTGGAGGCGGCGCTCGAGGCGGGGCGGGTGCGGGTGCGTCCCGTGCTGATGACGGCGCTGGCCATGGGGTTGGGCATGCTCCCCATGTCCCTGGGGCTGAGTGAAGGTGGAGAACAGAACGCGGCGCTGGGCTGCGCGGTCATCGGCGGACTGGTGGGCGCCACGGTCGCGACCTTGTTCTTCGTCCCCGTGGTCTACAGCCTGATGCTGGCGCGGCGGAGCGTCCGCGTGGCAGCACCTGAACTCGAGCCCTCGGTGACCGCGTGA
- a CDS encoding aminotransferase class I/II-fold pyridoxal phosphate-dependent enzyme: MNHEAFLAVRDALRSKRPELIDLAELNVYRSLGPTFEAIAPSTHQEAPYRCHLAERFLAHLGLEAGVKARTQVSHGVRRSLRVLFGWLASRKARVGIPDDVYPVYLQLAREAGVEVVRFPAREGIPVLDAFDALLLCEPLKPWGHTPPREELERVEAWVHEAPERRVLLIDSAYATPPNPWTLRLLREELAFVLVSLSKGWLLPDHVGLCITPSRWKEDARAAFAPLPKDEQKLRIGYAALTEHAARPRRVSEILAERARRLDAFTASNPGLRAASCVGYFAVSQCSFEELLEQGILGVPASVFGGPARMSIISSLSPSGRIPAIHR; the protein is encoded by the coding sequence ATGAATCACGAGGCCTTTCTCGCGGTACGCGACGCGTTGCGAAGCAAGCGCCCCGAGCTCATCGACCTGGCGGAGCTCAACGTCTATCGAAGCCTGGGGCCGACGTTCGAGGCCATCGCGCCATCGACGCATCAAGAGGCACCGTACCGGTGTCATCTCGCCGAGCGGTTCCTCGCGCATCTGGGGCTCGAGGCGGGGGTCAAGGCCCGGACACAGGTCAGTCACGGGGTGAGGCGTTCCCTGCGGGTGCTGTTCGGGTGGCTCGCGTCACGCAAGGCCCGCGTCGGAATCCCAGACGATGTGTATCCGGTGTATCTCCAGCTCGCGCGGGAGGCGGGGGTCGAAGTCGTTCGCTTCCCTGCGCGCGAGGGGATTCCGGTGCTCGACGCCTTCGATGCGCTCCTCCTCTGCGAACCGCTCAAGCCGTGGGGACACACGCCGCCGCGAGAAGAGCTGGAGCGGGTGGAGGCCTGGGTTCACGAGGCGCCGGAGCGCCGGGTGCTGCTGATTGACTCCGCGTACGCGACGCCTCCGAATCCCTGGACGCTGCGGCTGCTGCGCGAAGAGCTCGCGTTCGTCCTCGTCTCGCTCTCGAAAGGCTGGCTCCTCCCCGACCATGTGGGGCTGTGCATCACGCCCTCGAGATGGAAGGAAGACGCGCGCGCCGCGTTCGCGCCATTGCCGAAGGACGAGCAGAAGCTGCGCATCGGCTACGCGGCCCTCACGGAGCACGCGGCACGGCCTCGGCGGGTCAGCGAAATCCTGGCGGAGCGAGCACGCCGCCTGGATGCCTTCACCGCCAGCAACCCAGGGCTCCGCGCCGCCTCCTGTGTCGGATACTTCGCGGTGTCACAGTGCTCCTTCGAGGAGCTGCTGGAGCAAGGCATCCTCGGAGTGCCAGCCTCCGTCTTCGGTGGCCCGGCACGGATGAGCATTATTTCAAGCCTGTCCCCATCCGGGCGCATCCCAGCGATACATCGCTGA